Proteins encoded in a region of the Isosphaeraceae bacterium EP7 genome:
- the menC gene encoding o-succinylbenzoate synthase produces the protein MRIERIELRIVSLPLVRPFRTSSSVKNHIQHILIRVEDGGGRSGWGECASPADPYYCPETTGTCWHILNDFLAPAVLGRDCSTVEDLVDAYRLVKGNNFAKSGLEMACWDLLSRSEGKPLHEMLGGTRTLIESGVSLGIEPDVDALLALVGKYVDEGYRRVKLKIGPGHDVEVLRRVRAQFPDLPLQVDANSAYTLDDLDLLRRLDEFGLLLIEQPLDHDDIIDHARLQRAIETPVCLDESIHSAEDARKAIEIGACRIINIKVSRVGGLAEAKRVHDVCQAHDVPVWCGGMHEFGVGRGANIAIASLPGFTLPGDVSGSDKYYREDVVVPAIRAEDGCIAVPDRPGLGFEPILERIEALTSRSVLLTV, from the coding sequence ATGCGCATCGAGCGGATCGAGCTCAGGATCGTCAGCCTCCCTCTGGTTCGACCTTTTCGCACCAGTTCCAGCGTCAAGAACCACATCCAGCACATCCTGATCCGGGTCGAGGATGGCGGGGGCCGCTCGGGCTGGGGCGAGTGCGCCAGCCCTGCCGATCCCTATTATTGCCCCGAGACGACCGGGACCTGCTGGCACATCCTCAACGACTTCCTCGCCCCCGCGGTCCTCGGGCGCGACTGCTCGACCGTCGAGGATCTGGTCGATGCTTATCGATTGGTGAAGGGGAACAACTTCGCCAAGTCGGGCCTGGAGATGGCCTGCTGGGACCTTCTCTCACGATCCGAGGGCAAGCCGCTCCATGAAATGCTGGGCGGCACTCGAACTCTGATCGAGTCGGGAGTGAGCCTGGGCATCGAGCCGGACGTTGATGCCTTGCTCGCTCTGGTCGGGAAATACGTCGACGAGGGCTATCGCCGGGTGAAGCTCAAGATCGGGCCCGGACACGACGTCGAGGTCCTTCGCCGAGTCCGTGCTCAATTTCCCGATCTGCCGCTCCAGGTCGACGCCAATTCGGCCTACACGCTCGACGATCTCGACCTGCTCAGGCGTCTCGACGAGTTTGGCCTCCTGCTCATCGAGCAGCCGCTGGATCATGACGACATCATCGACCATGCCAGGCTGCAACGGGCGATCGAGACACCTGTTTGCCTGGACGAGAGCATCCACTCGGCCGAGGACGCCCGTAAGGCGATCGAGATCGGTGCCTGCCGGATCATCAACATCAAGGTGAGCCGGGTCGGCGGCCTGGCCGAGGCGAAGCGGGTGCACGATGTCTGCCAGGCGCATGACGTGCCGGTCTGGTGCGGCGGGATGCACGAGTTCGGCGTCGGCCGAGGCGCCAACATCGCCATCGCGTCGTTGCCCGGTTTCACTCTGCCGGGCGACGTCTCGGGCTCGGACAAGTATTATCGAGAGGATGTGGTCGTGCCCGCCATTCGCGCCGAGGATGGCTGCATCGCCGTGCCCGATCGGCCTGGACTGGGCTTCGAGCCGATCCTCGAACGGATCGAGGCGCTAACTTCACGCTCCGTCCTCTTGACGGTCTGA
- a CDS encoding acetylxylan esterase: MKKCRRWGTALSCLAFALAGSSGLQAAETPAHSAIFAASDFDRLTDGIALPGPAVYTIKVWTPENRTWKATADGSAVRLSAEAVGEGSSMRWLVAGEASIGGASPAKFRVEGPPSPDPTSSSVPAAALPKVKVEHGPALPALIALSTDPDYNPGPATEILRGRLETDAPASDIRRSVSLTNQLGTDFKVPNSVREWSDRAEAVRDQLRVTLGLLPEPPKTPLKPRVFGRVEREGYTIEKVVLETLPGFLLSGNLYRPAGSTSRRPAILCPHGHGPEGRVGEMTQSRCIRLAKLGAVVFSYDMVGYIDSKPFGHEFSNDHLTRWGLSLATMQTWNSIRALDWISSLDDVDPARIGCTGESGGGTQTFLLTALDQRIKVSAPVVMVSATFQGGCVCENAAGLRHDTDNVEFAALCAPRPLKLVGATGDWTAETMTRAYPTLRQVYKLYGTTDRISADVFDFPHNYNQTSRNAVYPFLGRWLLGNRDAKSTLEGEQSLERPDDLRTFPTDGRTDAGLRSAAEIEAQQTAKLSSQIEALAPADSSERWEAGRALLSRTHRIRAGVVVPRPAELVEKERHQANIGRVSVRHSVIGRGPDEEIPVVMLMPQNPSGRLTVVFDRQGKAGLIDAAGAWNPTVGALLGCGQTVVGFDPIYIGEAFDHASPSRTRPGVVHFNTYNKSLAADRMQDLATVIAWAGSRTDVTEVNLIAGPDVAPLALLALPSMPGLGRTAIDLDGFDFGDGTKPVPAALDLPGVLQFGGLHAAAALAAPAQLRIVRPGKEFNANWPTRAYTLADSRGALRIEAENPGAEALARWIDSGD, from the coding sequence ATGAAGAAATGCCGCCGCTGGGGCACTGCCCTGTCTTGTCTCGCCTTCGCGCTTGCCGGGTCCTCGGGCCTTCAGGCCGCCGAGACGCCTGCCCATTCCGCAATCTTCGCGGCCTCAGACTTCGACCGACTCACCGATGGGATCGCCCTCCCCGGCCCGGCCGTCTACACGATCAAGGTCTGGACGCCCGAGAATCGGACCTGGAAGGCGACGGCCGATGGGTCCGCCGTGAGGCTCTCCGCCGAGGCCGTCGGCGAAGGCTCCTCGATGCGTTGGCTGGTCGCCGGCGAGGCGTCAATCGGCGGGGCCTCGCCCGCGAAATTCCGCGTGGAAGGCCCACCGTCGCCCGACCCGACTTCCTCGTCCGTCCCCGCGGCGGCTCTCCCCAAGGTCAAAGTCGAGCACGGCCCGGCGTTGCCCGCCCTGATCGCGCTGAGCACCGATCCGGACTATAACCCCGGCCCGGCGACCGAGATCCTACGCGGCCGGTTGGAGACCGACGCTCCTGCGTCCGATATCCGCAGGTCCGTTTCGCTGACCAATCAGCTGGGTACCGACTTCAAGGTGCCGAACTCGGTCCGGGAATGGAGCGATCGAGCCGAGGCTGTACGAGACCAGCTTCGCGTCACGCTCGGCCTGTTGCCCGAGCCCCCGAAGACCCCTCTGAAGCCGCGTGTGTTCGGGCGGGTGGAACGGGAGGGATATACGATCGAGAAGGTTGTGCTGGAGACTCTGCCGGGGTTCTTGCTCTCGGGCAACCTGTATCGTCCCGCTGGCAGCACCTCGCGTCGCCCGGCGATTCTCTGCCCTCACGGGCATGGACCGGAGGGTCGGGTGGGCGAGATGACGCAGTCTCGGTGCATCAGGCTCGCGAAACTGGGTGCGGTCGTCTTCTCCTATGACATGGTCGGATACATCGATAGCAAGCCGTTCGGCCACGAGTTTTCCAACGACCACCTGACGCGCTGGGGCCTCAGCCTGGCGACCATGCAGACCTGGAACAGCATCCGGGCCCTGGACTGGATCTCGAGCCTTGACGACGTGGACCCTGCTCGGATCGGCTGCACCGGGGAATCGGGCGGCGGGACGCAGACGTTCCTGCTGACGGCCCTCGATCAACGCATCAAGGTCTCGGCACCGGTGGTCATGGTCTCGGCCACCTTCCAGGGGGGCTGCGTCTGCGAGAATGCCGCGGGTCTGCGACACGACACCGATAACGTCGAGTTCGCTGCCCTCTGTGCCCCCAGGCCCCTGAAGCTCGTCGGGGCCACAGGCGACTGGACCGCCGAGACGATGACCAGGGCCTATCCCACCTTGCGTCAGGTCTACAAACTCTACGGCACCACCGACCGGATCTCGGCCGACGTCTTCGACTTCCCGCACAACTACAACCAGACCTCGCGCAACGCCGTCTACCCGTTCCTCGGCCGCTGGCTACTGGGGAATCGAGACGCCAAGTCGACCCTCGAAGGGGAGCAGAGTCTCGAACGTCCCGATGACCTTCGCACGTTCCCGACGGACGGTCGAACCGATGCGGGGCTGAGGTCGGCCGCGGAGATCGAAGCCCAGCAGACCGCCAAACTCTCCAGCCAGATCGAAGCTCTGGCGCCCGCCGATTCGTCCGAGCGTTGGGAAGCCGGTCGAGCCCTGCTCAGCCGTACCCATCGAATCCGCGCCGGAGTCGTCGTCCCAAGACCTGCCGAACTCGTCGAGAAAGAGCGGCATCAGGCCAACATCGGCCGCGTCTCGGTTCGACACTCGGTCATCGGTCGAGGACCGGACGAGGAAATCCCGGTCGTGATGCTCATGCCGCAGAATCCAAGTGGACGTCTCACCGTCGTCTTCGACCGCCAAGGCAAGGCCGGCCTGATCGACGCGGCCGGTGCCTGGAACCCCACGGTCGGAGCCCTGCTCGGATGCGGACAGACCGTCGTCGGCTTCGACCCGATCTACATCGGCGAGGCGTTCGACCACGCGTCACCGTCCCGGACGAGGCCCGGGGTGGTCCATTTCAATACCTACAACAAGTCGCTCGCCGCCGATCGGATGCAAGACTTGGCGACCGTGATCGCGTGGGCCGGATCGAGGACCGATGTGACCGAAGTCAACCTGATCGCGGGCCCCGACGTCGCCCCGCTGGCCCTGCTCGCGTTACCGTCGATGCCCGGGCTTGGTCGGACGGCCATCGACCTCGACGGCTTCGATTTCGGCGATGGCACGAAACCCGTGCCGGCAGCTCTCGACCTCCCCGGTGTGCTCCAGTTCGGGGGCTTGCATGCCGCGGCGGCCCTGGCAGCGCCGGCCCAGTTGCGGATCGTTCGCCCCGGCAAGGAATTCAACGCGAACTGGCCGACGCGTGCCTACACACTCGCCGATTCCCGCGGCGCCTTGCGTATTGAGGCCGAAAATCCGGGTGCCGAGGCGCTCGCCCGCTGGATCGATTCCGGCGACTGA
- a CDS encoding sugar phosphate isomerase/epimerase family protein encodes MSTPSTQKLPPLALGVCSWSLQVKNIPELKRLLDGLGVSVAQLACGDPHHASWDEGDDLAQAALASGLTFTGAMLGFPGEDYTTPQTIKETGGFGNPADRPERLNRLAWALDRTRALGLTDLMLHAGFIPEPGSPDRVGMLETLAKAGQMAAEKGVTLAFETGQETAQLLRQTLDDLRSPNIKVNFDPANMLLYDMGDPHKAVELLGPDIRSVHVKDAIRPSVPGQWGQEVPLGQGEVDIRKFVKTLKKVGYTGALVVEREVGDQAGRLKDVADGLAFLRECLAD; translated from the coding sequence GTGAGCACCCCTTCCACTCAGAAGCTTCCCCCGCTGGCCCTCGGCGTTTGCAGCTGGAGCTTGCAGGTCAAGAACATCCCCGAGCTGAAGCGGCTGCTGGACGGCCTCGGCGTCTCGGTCGCCCAGCTCGCCTGCGGCGACCCGCATCACGCGAGCTGGGACGAAGGTGATGACCTCGCCCAGGCCGCCCTCGCCTCGGGCCTGACCTTCACAGGTGCCATGCTCGGCTTCCCCGGAGAGGATTACACCACCCCGCAGACGATCAAGGAGACGGGCGGATTCGGCAACCCGGCCGATCGCCCCGAGCGGCTCAACCGGCTTGCCTGGGCGCTGGACCGGACCCGGGCCCTGGGCCTGACCGACCTGATGCTGCACGCCGGCTTCATCCCCGAGCCCGGCTCGCCCGACCGCGTCGGGATGCTGGAAACCTTGGCCAAGGCCGGGCAGATGGCGGCCGAGAAGGGGGTGACCCTGGCCTTCGAGACCGGGCAGGAAACAGCCCAGCTCTTGCGCCAGACCCTCGACGATCTCAGGTCGCCCAATATCAAGGTGAACTTCGATCCCGCGAACATGCTGCTCTACGATATGGGTGATCCGCACAAGGCCGTCGAGCTGCTCGGCCCCGACATCCGTTCGGTGCACGTCAAGGATGCGATCCGCCCGTCAGTCCCCGGCCAGTGGGGCCAGGAGGTCCCTCTGGGACAGGGAGAGGTCGACATCCGCAAGTTCGTCAAGACGCTGAAGAAGGTCGGCTACACCGGCGCACTCGTCGTCGAGCGAGAAGTCGGCGACCAGGCAGGACGTCTCAAGGACGTCGCCGATGGGCTAGCCTTCTTGCGTGAGTGCCTGGCCGACTGA
- a CDS encoding M20 family metallopeptidase, translating to MNLGQILLGALREQRGAMLVELAALVGHESPSRDKHALDGLADSIAGRFGTLGGQIIRHVNPAGGDHIEARFEGADPRLAPSLVLAHFDTVWPTGTLARMPFRVEDGKAYGPGTYDMKASLVLLEFALKTLRDLGRAPARPVVALLTSDEEIGSASSRPLIEERARSAAHVLVLEPPLADGRLKTGRKGVGKFVVTIRGLAAHAGVEPEKGINAIQELAHQVLLLHGLADLERGTTVNVGVVAGGTVSNVVPAEATARVDVRVKTLDEADRIVRAFGSLEPLVQGIRLSVDGEFDRPPMERTQRSHELFERVREIGRTVGLELGEGSTGGASDANFTAAIGVPTLDGLGAQGAGAHADYEHVLIDALPERAALLAAVLASI from the coding sequence ATGAATTTGGGGCAGATTCTGCTGGGTGCCCTCCGCGAACAGCGCGGGGCGATGCTCGTCGAGTTGGCGGCCCTGGTCGGTCATGAATCACCCAGCCGTGACAAGCACGCGCTCGATGGCCTTGCTGACTCGATCGCCGGTCGCTTCGGGACTCTCGGCGGACAGATCATCCGCCACGTCAATCCGGCCGGCGGCGACCATATCGAGGCCCGATTCGAGGGAGCCGACCCACGGCTGGCCCCAAGCCTGGTGCTCGCCCATTTTGACACCGTCTGGCCGACGGGCACGCTTGCCCGGATGCCCTTCCGGGTCGAAGATGGCAAGGCCTACGGGCCAGGCACCTACGACATGAAGGCGAGTCTGGTCCTCCTCGAATTCGCCCTTAAAACCCTTCGAGACCTGGGCCGAGCACCGGCCCGTCCCGTCGTGGCCCTGCTCACCTCCGACGAGGAGATCGGCAGCGCATCCTCACGCCCTCTGATCGAGGAGCGTGCCCGGTCGGCGGCGCATGTGCTCGTGCTGGAGCCCCCCCTGGCCGACGGTCGTCTGAAGACCGGGCGCAAGGGGGTTGGAAAGTTCGTGGTCACCATCAGGGGGCTCGCCGCACATGCCGGCGTCGAGCCCGAGAAGGGGATCAACGCAATCCAGGAACTCGCCCATCAGGTGCTACTCCTGCACGGCCTGGCCGACCTGGAACGAGGGACGACGGTCAACGTCGGCGTGGTCGCGGGTGGGACCGTCTCCAACGTGGTGCCGGCCGAGGCGACCGCGAGGGTGGACGTCCGCGTCAAGACGCTCGACGAAGCCGACCGCATCGTTCGCGCCTTCGGGTCGCTCGAGCCCTTGGTCCAAGGGATCCGCCTGAGCGTCGACGGCGAGTTCGACCGACCGCCCATGGAGCGTACCCAGCGCAGCCACGAGCTGTTCGAGCGGGTGCGCGAGATCGGCCGGACGGTGGGCCTGGAACTGGGCGAGGGCTCGACCGGCGGTGCCAGCGATGCCAACTTCACCGCGGCAATCGGTGTTCCCACGCTCGATGGGCTGGGCGCCCAGGGGGCCGGTGCACATGCTGATTATGAGCACGTCCTGATTGATGCCCTGCCCGAGCGGGCCGCGCTTCTGGCCGCGGTGTTGGCCTCGATCTAA
- a CDS encoding amidohydrolase family protein, with amino-acid sequence MPRPPVRRPLLRLAVSAAAVAALTVAIAPALPSADLRPDYKPAAYAIRGATIVPVEGLTIKDGTVIVRDGVIEAVGPAAEVDIPYDAEVIEAKGNYVYPGFIDLYSTLGQTNAATRSQTGAGRTVPYVDFALPRTPTDNRNGLTPEYQVAAGLELTDSAAEEHRRQGFTGLLIAPGGAIAAGQSALAGTSALPRRETIIRSPVALHIALRSPSGSGLGDDDGDGHDHSHQAMATDTPRPATDPGPTQASPPPATPPPSPTPVPTPAPAPNVRRGPGGGGPIYPTSLMGVVSHLRQAMLDAEHNGALHAYYAEKGGPRPPVDPALDSLLAARHKSLPVWWEANTRDEILRALDLAEEFGTTAVIVGGREAGKVAGRLKACDVPVVLRIDFPDEPKVPTAAEYARKTSEEREDPLAVLSDRARLWKERVATASELHKAGVRFAISGDGLAKFETIHAQVRKLIAAGLPTDAAVAALTRNAASIAGLSKRLGTVECGKLGQLVVLTAEYGDEKAKARYVLADGLKFDLEKGAVAAKKSSGDRGPVAGKAVAVTPTPAGEPVVAEAKTKDDARPKALAAKEASDQAKDAPKVPEAGPKAETGKDSEKARPERSGIEEAARAPKLAATDYATEFDARRKPTLKTGGDVFIQNATILTVTKGTIPKGAILIRGGKIAAVGTNLQPPDGIMVLDANGLVAMPGIIDTHSHMAIAGGVNEMSLSIVPEVRVKDVIRGDDPTIYRALAGGTTTARLLHGSANAIGGQDAVIKLKFGSPARDLLLKDGPQGVKFALGENVTRRVGRFPNTRMGVEAAIERAFLEGKAYRETWKAYEAARVAGKAIAPPRRDLRLDALSGIVDGSIQIHSHCYRSDEILMLLRVAERHGIKVKSLQHVLEGYKVAAEIAAHGASASTFSDWWAYKVEAYDAIPYNASLLTQAGVSVSIKSDSDELVRHLYLEAAKMVRYGGVSETEALAMITINPARELGLDSRIGSIEPGKDADMALFNAHPLDSFARCELALIDGEVRFQRVPGDSRTLPAPRPGDHSRMPSAVNAGQGELVLSWPTDLRGKFALTHTTIQTAAGEPIDDGTIVVDDGTIVAVGGPETAVPAGFRALDLKGLTTWPGLIDAGSSVGLTEIGSLNETHDYADSAQFQPELRSGVALHPDSELIPVTRAAGVLASYAQPSGGSISGQGCVFQLDGWVPSELILRDRVALNISIPAYTPINPDAPARAIAGPGGSANPEEAKRRRQERIDAIKEQFREALAYDKVVAGALAHKAAPPTPDPRLEALVPYAKGEKLVLIGANHRVEILDAIKLARDLKLKAAISGGEEAWKVVDAIKESGLPVILAGTLRIPGEESDPYDSAYASAAELQKAGIPFAIRSTSRGADQATSSRNLPFEAATAVAYGLTPEQAMRALTVGPASILGVGDLIGSIEVGKRANLVITDGHILQPTSQVKAIVVGGAAMAPPTSRHTQLYGKYRGRLDAVQAGRAPLGLDRPDPVKDAPTSPETNAVAPTPAERQ; translated from the coding sequence ATGCCGCGCCCACCCGTGCGTCGTCCCTTGCTTCGTCTGGCCGTTTCCGCAGCCGCGGTGGCCGCGCTGACCGTCGCGATCGCCCCCGCTCTCCCCTCGGCGGACCTGCGGCCCGACTACAAGCCGGCCGCTTATGCGATCCGCGGTGCGACGATCGTCCCGGTCGAGGGGCTGACGATCAAGGACGGCACGGTCATCGTCCGCGACGGCGTCATCGAGGCCGTCGGGCCCGCAGCCGAGGTGGACATCCCGTACGACGCCGAGGTGATCGAGGCCAAAGGGAACTACGTCTATCCGGGATTCATCGACCTCTATTCGACCCTCGGCCAGACAAACGCCGCGACACGATCACAGACGGGCGCCGGCAGAACCGTCCCGTATGTCGACTTCGCCCTCCCGCGCACCCCGACCGACAACCGCAATGGGCTGACCCCGGAATATCAGGTCGCCGCCGGTCTCGAGCTGACCGATTCGGCCGCCGAGGAACATCGCCGACAGGGCTTCACCGGCCTGCTCATCGCACCCGGGGGCGCCATCGCCGCAGGCCAGAGCGCCCTGGCCGGCACGAGCGCCCTGCCCAGGCGCGAGACCATCATCCGGTCGCCCGTTGCGCTCCATATCGCCCTTCGCAGTCCCTCGGGCTCCGGACTGGGGGACGATGACGGCGACGGCCACGACCATTCCCATCAGGCCATGGCCACCGACACTCCCCGGCCCGCGACCGATCCCGGGCCGACTCAGGCATCCCCCCCGCCGGCAACCCCGCCGCCCTCGCCCACGCCGGTCCCGACTCCCGCCCCGGCTCCGAATGTCCGAAGGGGACCGGGGGGCGGCGGCCCGATCTATCCCACATCGTTGATGGGCGTCGTCTCGCACCTCAGGCAGGCGATGCTCGACGCCGAGCACAACGGGGCCTTGCATGCGTATTATGCGGAAAAAGGGGGGCCGAGGCCGCCCGTCGACCCCGCGCTCGATTCGCTCCTGGCCGCCAGGCACAAGTCCCTGCCGGTCTGGTGGGAGGCCAATACCCGCGACGAAATCCTCAGGGCGCTGGACCTCGCCGAGGAGTTCGGAACCACGGCGGTCATCGTCGGAGGCCGCGAGGCCGGTAAGGTGGCCGGTCGACTCAAGGCGTGTGACGTCCCGGTCGTCCTCAGGATCGACTTCCCCGACGAGCCCAAGGTCCCGACGGCCGCCGAATATGCCCGCAAGACATCTGAGGAGCGTGAAGACCCCTTGGCCGTACTGAGCGACCGGGCCCGGCTCTGGAAAGAACGAGTCGCCACGGCGTCCGAGCTGCACAAGGCGGGCGTCCGCTTCGCCATCTCCGGTGATGGCCTTGCCAAGTTCGAGACGATCCATGCGCAGGTCCGGAAGCTGATCGCCGCGGGACTTCCCACCGATGCCGCGGTCGCCGCCCTGACCCGCAACGCCGCGTCGATCGCCGGCCTTTCGAAGCGGCTCGGAACGGTCGAGTGCGGCAAGCTCGGTCAGCTCGTCGTGCTCACCGCCGAGTACGGCGACGAGAAAGCCAAGGCCCGATATGTCCTGGCGGATGGTCTGAAATTCGATCTGGAGAAGGGGGCCGTCGCCGCGAAAAAAAGTTCGGGAGATCGAGGGCCGGTCGCCGGTAAGGCAGTAGCAGTAACGCCCACGCCCGCCGGCGAGCCAGTCGTCGCAGAGGCGAAGACGAAGGATGATGCCAGGCCCAAGGCGCTCGCGGCCAAGGAAGCAAGTGACCAGGCCAAGGATGCACCGAAGGTCCCCGAGGCCGGTCCCAAGGCAGAGACAGGGAAGGACTCGGAAAAGGCTAGGCCCGAACGATCGGGGATCGAGGAGGCCGCGCGGGCCCCGAAGCTCGCGGCCACCGATTACGCGACCGAGTTCGACGCCCGGCGCAAGCCGACCCTGAAGACCGGCGGCGACGTCTTCATCCAGAATGCCACGATCCTGACCGTCACCAAGGGAACAATCCCCAAGGGGGCGATCCTCATTCGCGGAGGGAAGATCGCCGCCGTCGGCACCAACCTCCAGCCTCCCGATGGGATCATGGTCCTGGATGCGAACGGGCTCGTCGCGATGCCCGGGATCATCGACACGCATTCGCACATGGCGATCGCCGGCGGCGTCAATGAGATGAGCCTGTCGATCGTCCCCGAGGTCCGCGTCAAGGACGTGATCCGGGGTGACGACCCGACGATCTACCGGGCCCTCGCAGGCGGGACGACCACGGCCAGGCTGCTCCACGGCTCGGCCAACGCGATCGGCGGCCAGGACGCGGTGATCAAGCTGAAGTTCGGCTCGCCCGCGCGAGACCTGCTGCTGAAGGACGGGCCGCAGGGGGTCAAGTTCGCCCTCGGCGAGAATGTCACCCGCCGGGTCGGCCGGTTCCCCAATACCAGGATGGGGGTCGAGGCCGCCATCGAGCGGGCGTTCCTGGAAGGCAAGGCCTATCGCGAGACCTGGAAGGCCTACGAGGCGGCTCGCGTCGCTGGCAAAGCAATCGCCCCGCCGCGTCGCGACCTACGGCTCGATGCCCTCTCCGGGATCGTCGACGGCTCGATCCAGATCCATAGCCACTGCTACCGGAGCGACGAGATCCTGATGCTCCTCCGCGTCGCCGAGCGTCATGGCATCAAGGTAAAATCGCTCCAGCATGTGCTGGAAGGCTACAAGGTCGCCGCCGAGATCGCCGCCCATGGCGCCAGCGCCTCAACCTTCTCCGACTGGTGGGCCTACAAGGTCGAGGCCTACGACGCCATCCCCTACAACGCCTCCCTCCTGACGCAGGCGGGCGTCTCCGTCAGCATCAAGAGCGACAGCGACGAGCTGGTCCGGCACCTCTACCTGGAGGCGGCCAAGATGGTCCGCTACGGCGGGGTGTCCGAGACCGAGGCCCTCGCGATGATCACGATCAATCCGGCCCGCGAGCTGGGCCTCGACAGCCGGATCGGGTCGATCGAGCCGGGCAAGGACGCCGACATGGCATTGTTCAATGCCCACCCGCTCGACAGCTTCGCCCGCTGCGAGCTGGCCCTCATCGACGGAGAAGTCCGGTTCCAGCGGGTGCCGGGTGATTCCAGGACCTTGCCGGCCCCCAGGCCCGGGGATCATTCGAGGATGCCATCCGCGGTCAATGCAGGCCAGGGCGAGCTCGTCCTCTCCTGGCCGACCGACTTGCGGGGCAAGTTTGCCCTGACCCATACGACGATCCAGACGGCGGCCGGCGAGCCAATCGACGACGGCACGATCGTCGTCGACGACGGCACGATCGTCGCGGTCGGAGGCCCTGAGACAGCGGTGCCTGCCGGATTCCGGGCGCTCGATCTCAAGGGCCTGACGACCTGGCCTGGCCTGATCGACGCCGGCAGCTCGGTCGGCCTGACCGAGATCGGCAGCCTCAACGAGACGCACGACTACGCCGATTCCGCCCAGTTCCAGCCCGAACTGCGGTCGGGAGTCGCCCTGCATCCCGACAGCGAGCTCATTCCCGTCACTCGCGCCGCCGGCGTGCTCGCCAGCTACGCCCAGCCGAGCGGAGGCAGTATCTCGGGACAGGGATGTGTTTTCCAGCTCGACGGCTGGGTCCCTTCCGAACTCATCCTGCGCGATCGGGTGGCGCTGAACATCAGCATCCCCGCCTACACCCCGATCAATCCCGACGCCCCCGCTCGCGCCATCGCCGGTCCGGGCGGATCGGCAAACCCGGAAGAGGCGAAGCGTCGTCGTCAGGAGCGGATCGACGCGATCAAGGAACAGTTCCGCGAGGCACTCGCCTATGACAAGGTCGTGGCCGGTGCGCTCGCTCACAAGGCAGCCCCCCCGACGCCCGACCCGAGGCTCGAAGCCCTGGTCCCCTATGCGAAGGGGGAGAAGCTTGTCCTGATCGGCGCGAACCATCGAGTTGAGATCCTCGACGCCATCAAACTCGCCAGGGACCTGAAGCTGAAGGCGGCCATCTCCGGCGGCGAGGAAGCCTGGAAGGTTGTCGACGCGATCAAGGAGTCGGGCCTCCCCGTGATCCTGGCCGGGACGCTGCGGATTCCCGGCGAGGAGTCCGACCCCTACGACTCGGCCTACGCCTCGGCGGCCGAGCTTCAGAAGGCAGGAATCCCGTTCGCCATCCGTTCGACCAGCAGGGGAGCCGATCAGGCCACCTCGTCCAGGAATCTCCCCTTCGAAGCCGCGACCGCCGTTGCCTATGGATTGACCCCCGAGCAGGCAATGCGGGCCCTGACCGTCGGGCCGGCCAGCATCCTGGGCGTTGGCGACCTGATCGGGTCGATCGAGGTCGGCAAGCGGGCGAACCTCGTGATCACGGACGGTCACATCCTTCAGCCAACCAGCCAGGTCAAGGCGATCGTGGTCGGCGGCGCGGCGATGGCTCCGCCGACGAGCCGTCATACCCAGCTCTACGGTAAATACAGGGGACGCCTCGACGCCGTCCAGGCCGGCAGGGCTCCGCTCGGCCTGGATCGCCCGGATCCGGTCAAAGATGCCCCCACCTCTCCGGAGACGAACGCAGTCGCCCCGACGCCCGCGGAGCGACAGTGA